From Haemorhous mexicanus isolate bHaeMex1 chromosome 13, bHaeMex1.pri, whole genome shotgun sequence, a single genomic window includes:
- the FAN1 gene encoding fanconi-associated nuclease 1 isoform X1 produces the protein MAEARSSGIKRSQTSLSLGKNKKKKETTKKVEVTGTPSTPSASSSITSFFNNVPPAKVSCPMCGQLVPRYGINKHIDETCQRNHGEIGANDATLNSFRNKSPPAANLSSNSSSYFSKNFLNLETSPSKSNLLKAGGSAAQQTSPYFSNDSSVFSVNSESQARTVRTVSLGSLSAKLSRRRCLQGGKQVLYDEINSSPPAVHNACGSAAAPSDDDGDETDSGQSSQKENQPSQREHQEQHFSKREPEFQNKINKCNQEDLVDVIQVQLLADNSKDKRFPSGTRSTKAESSSEGGILSPDRCETSLAIHTSAELTSNLDIETQPHTEVTPSKTEVSSGTENCFNRDDAEVLPVEVLEDLKNDMNHSLLEAVEKTESQDSTGDVLDKIDEVLSVPSSPGHPYYLQNFLVVLRAVLQNEDDVRLFNEQDLNIVNKFYKLSVGGQKLYVRLFQRKLNWLKVNKIEYGEISVDLSPVIEELAEARFLQTESELEDLCEGLDLLSAPELKTLAKIFHLPNPNGQKQQLVDDFLKLSKQRSIFSRSQAGIGTVILKRVKDLAGKCVRVCRDARAVFSRILLLFALPESLEEEEAGSAGQGLLSTVLRANMGHMVFPSYTVNRKTQVFQDREDLIRYATAVHLSNDIATAMVNGNWEEANNLYLSAKETWNELKNHPSLSYHRTLPDYLRRFTVGWVYTRILSQGVEILQRLHKYKEAVQQLQSLLAQDVYCADSRGRWWDRLALNLHQHLKNTKKAVGCIRRGLADAAVRTGHRLSLCQRALRIRDSPSCRQLQGLLQDLPLLTVHDVAHVTISGKMCPQTGMGKSVFLMEDIGEGEGGQDCSVSTVMCSVEELALTHYRRNGFDQGIHGEGSTFITLYGILMWDIIYMDGIPDVFRNSYQTSPLDLYTDSFYENRRAVIEARLQQFHTASSEMLAELVADVWTTQEGKAAALVNWGRFTSLQQVQSLVSCLGGRFLSGVFQRLSRDLRHCRGGLPDLLVWRSHSPHFKLVEVKGPNDRLSPKQMLWLSELHQLGAAVEVCHVQDVGGKSKRLS, from the exons ATGGCAGAAGCTAGGTCTTCGGGAATCAAAAGATCCCAAACAAGTTTGTCACTCGgtaaaaataagaagaaaaaagaaacaacaaaaaaagtggAAGTTACAGGAACACCATCTACACCTTCAGCATCATCCTCTATTACTTCCTTTTTTAACAATGTTCCCCCTGCCAAAGTTAGCTGTCCCATGTGTGGGCAATTGGTACCAAGATATGGAATAAATAAGCACATTGATGAAACATGTCAGAGAAACCATGGTGAGATTGGTGCCAATGATGCTACACTGAATTCTTTTAGGAATAAGAGTCCCCCAGCTGCAAATCTGAGCAGTAATTCCAGctcatatttttcaaaaaacttCTTAAATCTAGAAACAAGTCCTTCCAAAAGTAATTTATTGAAAGCTGGAGGGAGTGCAGCACAGCAGACTAGCCCTTACTTTAGCAATGATAGTTCAGTCTTTAGTGTGAACAGTGAATCCCAGGCACGAACAGTTAGAACAGTCTCCTTGGGAAGCTTGTCTGCCAAGCTGTCCAGAAGAcgctgcctgcagggaggaaaacagGTCCTGTATGACGAGATCAACTCTTCACCTCCAGCTGTTCACAATGCCTGTGGAagtgctgcagcccccagtgatgatgatggtgatgagaCTGATTCTGGGCAGAGttctcagaaagaaaatcagCCTTCTCAGAGAGAGCACCAGGAACAACATTTTTCAAAGAGGGAACCtgaatttcaaaacaaaataaacaaatgtaaTCAAGAAGACCTTGTGGATGTGATTCAAGTACAATTACTGGCTGATAACAGTAAGGACAAAAGGTTCCCATCTGGTACAAGGAGCAccaaagcagaaagcagctctgaaggTGGGATACTTAGTCCTGATAGATGTGAAACATCTCTAGCCATCCATACTTCAGCAGAGCTGACCAGTAATTTGGACATTGAGACTCAGCCTCACACTGAGGTTACTCCTTCAAAGACAGAAGTGAGCAGTGGGACAGAAAATTGCTTTAACAGGGATGATGCAGAGGTACTTCCTGTGGAAGTTCTTGAAGACTTAAAGAATGACATGAACCATTCTTTGTTAGAAGCTGTGGAAAAGACAGAATCTCAGGATTCCACTGGGGACGTTCTAGACAAAATAGATGAGGtcctctctgtgcccagctctcctggTCACCCCTACTACCTCCAGAATTTTTTAGTGGTGCTGCGAGCAGTATTGCAGAATGAAGATGATGTCAGACTATTTAACGAACAAGATTTGAACATTGTAAACAAGTTCTACAAATTATCag TTGGTGGGCAGAAGTTGTATGTGAGACTTTTTCAACGCAAGCTGAACTGGTTAAAGGTGAACAAAATAGAGTATGGGGAGATAAGTGTGGATTTGTCACCAGTCATTGAAGAACTGGCTGAAGCCAGATTCCTACAAACAG AATCTGAATTGGAAGACCTGTGTGAAGGGTTGGATTTGCTTTCAGCCCCTGAGCTAAAAACACTGGCAAAAATCTTTCACTTGCCAAACCCAAATGGCCAGAAACAGCAACTCGTGGATGATTTTCTGAAGCTGTCAAAGCAGCGTTCCATCTTCAGCAGGAGTCAGGCTGGTATTGGGACAGTGATTTTAAAAAG GGTGAAGGACCTGGCTGGAAAATGTGTCAGAGTCTGCAGAGATGCTCGGGCTGTCTTTTCCCGaatcctgctgctgtttgcactgCCTGAGTCgctggaggaggaagaagctggcagtgctggtcaAGGCCTGCTCTCCACAGTCCTTAGGGCAAACATGGGGCATATGGTGTTCCCCAGTTACACAGTAAACAGGAAAACACAGGTCTTCCAGGACAGAGAGGATCTCATCAG GTATGCAACTGCTGTTCATCTGTCAAATGATATAGCCACTGCAATGGTAAATGGAAACTGGGAAGAAGCTAATAATCTCTATTTGTCTGCTAAAGAAACCTGGAATGAACTGAAGAATCACCCCTCTTTGAG CTATCACAGAACTTTACCTGATTACCTGCGACGTTTCACAGTTGGCTGGGTGTACACAAGAATCCTTTCTCAAGGAGTTGAAATTCTGCAGAGACTTCACAAGTATAAG gaagcagtgcagcagctgcagagcctcctGGCCCAGGATGTGTATTGTGCTGACAGCAGAGGGAGATGGTGGGATCGGCTGGCTCTGAATTTACATCAGCACTTGAAAAACACTAAGAAG GCCGTGGGCTGCATCCGGAGGGGGCTGGCAGACGCGGCCGTGCGCACCGGGCACcgcctgtccctgtgccagcgCGCCCTGCGCATCAGGGACTcgcccagctgcaggcagctccagggcctgcTGCAGGACCTGCCCCTCCTCACCGTGCACGACGTCGCTCAT GTTACAATCAGTGGAAAGATGTGTCCTCAGACGGGAATGGGAAAATCTGTGTTCCTCATGGAGGATATtggtgaaggagaaggaggcCAGGACTGCAGTGTATCCACAGTCATGTGCTCAGTTGAGGAGCTGGCATTAACTCATTACAGGAGGAATGGTTTCGATCAGG GTATTCATGGGGAAGGCTCAACCTTTATTACTCTTTATGGGATTCTAATGTGGGATATCATTTACATGGATGGCATACCTGATGTCTTCAGAAATTCCTATCAG ACATCCCCCTTGGATTTATACACTGACAGCTTCTATGAGAACAGGAGGGCTGTCATTGAGGCCAGACTCCAGCAGTTTCACACAGCTTCCTCAGAgatgctggcagagctggtTGCTGACGTCTGGACCActcaggagggaaaagcagcagccctggttAACTGGGGACGTTTTACTTCCCTCCAGCAAGTCCAG AGCCTGGTCTCCTGCCTTGGAGGAAGGTTCCTGAGCGGTGTTTTCCAGCGGCTTTCCAGGGACCTGCGGCACTGCCGGGGGGGCCTGCCCGACCTGCTCGTGTGGCGCTCCCACAGCCCGCACTTCAAG CTGGTGGAGGTGAAGGGCCCCAACGACCGCCTGTCTCCCAAGCAGATGCTGTGGCTGAGTGAGCTGCaccagctgggggctgcagtggAGGTTTGTCACGTGCAGGACGTTGGAGGCAAGAGCAAACGCCTCAGCTGA
- the FAN1 gene encoding fanconi-associated nuclease 1 isoform X2, translated as MAEARSSGIKRSQTSLSLGKNKKKKETTKKVEVTGTPSTPSASSSITSFFNNVPPAKVSCPMCGQLVPRYGINKHIDETCQRNHGEIGANDATLNSFRNKSPPAANLSSNSSSYFSKNFLNLETSPSKSNLLKAGGSAAQQTSPYFSNDSSVFSVNSESQARTVRTVSLGSLSAKLSRRRCLQGGKQVLYDEINSSPPAVHNACGSAAAPSDDDGDETDSGQSSQKENQPSQREHQEQHFSKREPEFQNKINKCNQEDLVDVIQVQLLADNSKDKRFPSGTRSTKAESSSEGGILSPDRCETSLAIHTSAELTSNLDIETQPHTEVTPSKTEVSSGTENCFNRDDAEVLPVEVLEDLKNDMNHSLLEAVEKTESQDSTGDVLDKIDEVLSVPSSPGHPYYLQNFLVVLRAVLQNEDDVRLFNEQDLNIVNKFYKLSVGGQKLYVRLFQRKLNWLKVNKIEYGEISVDLSPVIEELAEARFLQTESELEDLCEGLDLLSAPELKTLAKIFHLPNPNGQKQQLVDDFLKLSKQRSIFSRSQAGIGTVILKRVKDLAGKCVRVCRDARAVFSRILLLFALPESLEEEEAGSAGQGLLSTVLRANMGHMVFPSYTVNRKTQVFQDREDLIRYATAVHLSNDIATAMVNGNWEEANNLYLSAKETWNELKNHPSLSYHRTLPDYLRRFTVGWVYTRILSQGVEILQRLHKYKEAVQQLQSLLAQDVYCADSRGRWWDRLALNLHQHLKNTKKVTISGKMCPQTGMGKSVFLMEDIGEGEGGQDCSVSTVMCSVEELALTHYRRNGFDQGIHGEGSTFITLYGILMWDIIYMDGIPDVFRNSYQTSPLDLYTDSFYENRRAVIEARLQQFHTASSEMLAELVADVWTTQEGKAAALVNWGRFTSLQQVQSLVSCLGGRFLSGVFQRLSRDLRHCRGGLPDLLVWRSHSPHFKLVEVKGPNDRLSPKQMLWLSELHQLGAAVEVCHVQDVGGKSKRLS; from the exons ATGGCAGAAGCTAGGTCTTCGGGAATCAAAAGATCCCAAACAAGTTTGTCACTCGgtaaaaataagaagaaaaaagaaacaacaaaaaaagtggAAGTTACAGGAACACCATCTACACCTTCAGCATCATCCTCTATTACTTCCTTTTTTAACAATGTTCCCCCTGCCAAAGTTAGCTGTCCCATGTGTGGGCAATTGGTACCAAGATATGGAATAAATAAGCACATTGATGAAACATGTCAGAGAAACCATGGTGAGATTGGTGCCAATGATGCTACACTGAATTCTTTTAGGAATAAGAGTCCCCCAGCTGCAAATCTGAGCAGTAATTCCAGctcatatttttcaaaaaacttCTTAAATCTAGAAACAAGTCCTTCCAAAAGTAATTTATTGAAAGCTGGAGGGAGTGCAGCACAGCAGACTAGCCCTTACTTTAGCAATGATAGTTCAGTCTTTAGTGTGAACAGTGAATCCCAGGCACGAACAGTTAGAACAGTCTCCTTGGGAAGCTTGTCTGCCAAGCTGTCCAGAAGAcgctgcctgcagggaggaaaacagGTCCTGTATGACGAGATCAACTCTTCACCTCCAGCTGTTCACAATGCCTGTGGAagtgctgcagcccccagtgatgatgatggtgatgagaCTGATTCTGGGCAGAGttctcagaaagaaaatcagCCTTCTCAGAGAGAGCACCAGGAACAACATTTTTCAAAGAGGGAACCtgaatttcaaaacaaaataaacaaatgtaaTCAAGAAGACCTTGTGGATGTGATTCAAGTACAATTACTGGCTGATAACAGTAAGGACAAAAGGTTCCCATCTGGTACAAGGAGCAccaaagcagaaagcagctctgaaggTGGGATACTTAGTCCTGATAGATGTGAAACATCTCTAGCCATCCATACTTCAGCAGAGCTGACCAGTAATTTGGACATTGAGACTCAGCCTCACACTGAGGTTACTCCTTCAAAGACAGAAGTGAGCAGTGGGACAGAAAATTGCTTTAACAGGGATGATGCAGAGGTACTTCCTGTGGAAGTTCTTGAAGACTTAAAGAATGACATGAACCATTCTTTGTTAGAAGCTGTGGAAAAGACAGAATCTCAGGATTCCACTGGGGACGTTCTAGACAAAATAGATGAGGtcctctctgtgcccagctctcctggTCACCCCTACTACCTCCAGAATTTTTTAGTGGTGCTGCGAGCAGTATTGCAGAATGAAGATGATGTCAGACTATTTAACGAACAAGATTTGAACATTGTAAACAAGTTCTACAAATTATCag TTGGTGGGCAGAAGTTGTATGTGAGACTTTTTCAACGCAAGCTGAACTGGTTAAAGGTGAACAAAATAGAGTATGGGGAGATAAGTGTGGATTTGTCACCAGTCATTGAAGAACTGGCTGAAGCCAGATTCCTACAAACAG AATCTGAATTGGAAGACCTGTGTGAAGGGTTGGATTTGCTTTCAGCCCCTGAGCTAAAAACACTGGCAAAAATCTTTCACTTGCCAAACCCAAATGGCCAGAAACAGCAACTCGTGGATGATTTTCTGAAGCTGTCAAAGCAGCGTTCCATCTTCAGCAGGAGTCAGGCTGGTATTGGGACAGTGATTTTAAAAAG GGTGAAGGACCTGGCTGGAAAATGTGTCAGAGTCTGCAGAGATGCTCGGGCTGTCTTTTCCCGaatcctgctgctgtttgcactgCCTGAGTCgctggaggaggaagaagctggcagtgctggtcaAGGCCTGCTCTCCACAGTCCTTAGGGCAAACATGGGGCATATGGTGTTCCCCAGTTACACAGTAAACAGGAAAACACAGGTCTTCCAGGACAGAGAGGATCTCATCAG GTATGCAACTGCTGTTCATCTGTCAAATGATATAGCCACTGCAATGGTAAATGGAAACTGGGAAGAAGCTAATAATCTCTATTTGTCTGCTAAAGAAACCTGGAATGAACTGAAGAATCACCCCTCTTTGAG CTATCACAGAACTTTACCTGATTACCTGCGACGTTTCACAGTTGGCTGGGTGTACACAAGAATCCTTTCTCAAGGAGTTGAAATTCTGCAGAGACTTCACAAGTATAAG gaagcagtgcagcagctgcagagcctcctGGCCCAGGATGTGTATTGTGCTGACAGCAGAGGGAGATGGTGGGATCGGCTGGCTCTGAATTTACATCAGCACTTGAAAAACACTAAGAAG GTTACAATCAGTGGAAAGATGTGTCCTCAGACGGGAATGGGAAAATCTGTGTTCCTCATGGAGGATATtggtgaaggagaaggaggcCAGGACTGCAGTGTATCCACAGTCATGTGCTCAGTTGAGGAGCTGGCATTAACTCATTACAGGAGGAATGGTTTCGATCAGG GTATTCATGGGGAAGGCTCAACCTTTATTACTCTTTATGGGATTCTAATGTGGGATATCATTTACATGGATGGCATACCTGATGTCTTCAGAAATTCCTATCAG ACATCCCCCTTGGATTTATACACTGACAGCTTCTATGAGAACAGGAGGGCTGTCATTGAGGCCAGACTCCAGCAGTTTCACACAGCTTCCTCAGAgatgctggcagagctggtTGCTGACGTCTGGACCActcaggagggaaaagcagcagccctggttAACTGGGGACGTTTTACTTCCCTCCAGCAAGTCCAG AGCCTGGTCTCCTGCCTTGGAGGAAGGTTCCTGAGCGGTGTTTTCCAGCGGCTTTCCAGGGACCTGCGGCACTGCCGGGGGGGCCTGCCCGACCTGCTCGTGTGGCGCTCCCACAGCCCGCACTTCAAG CTGGTGGAGGTGAAGGGCCCCAACGACCGCCTGTCTCCCAAGCAGATGCTGTGGCTGAGTGAGCTGCaccagctgggggctgcagtggAGGTTTGTCACGTGCAGGACGTTGGAGGCAAGAGCAAACGCCTCAGCTGA
- the MPHOSPH10 gene encoding U3 small nucleolar ribonucleoprotein protein MPP10 yields MAAVPGIPAIPALQGIQTCLRVAGAAAARPECFLSVQDGLAADFRAMTKTLYDLNKGSTIVRGGPLKELVIENFDEEQIWQQLELQNNAVLDFFKKSIARDAEDEDLCLLSDQEEDGSDADTSSDKELEDNIMEAETEQINVYTKDKDKNKTKAKEKQSKLRESIMQKDSDEDSDIDFDIEALEQEAKTAKETTLRKKGRKSVVDDKFFKLAEMEAFLEHAEKEDKEDEEDDDINYFEDIISDDEEDPEETKVKPIKSSRDMTYKDFFDPVDDDDDGDDDLVANGAEEDQEEEADSAIEEQNEESMSEFEDMDEMVEHMRSKEAPKKVTFSLPDDSETEDVTEVQLEKDISPSEIKSSFEKRQEKMSKKIKSLEEALLEEKPWQLKGEVTGQKRPENSLLEETVLFDHAVRMAPVITEETTFQLEDLIKQRILDEAWDDVVPKEKPKEEAFEYKKRISLDHEKSKLSLAEIYEQEYMKLHQQKTEEEENPEHKEIQEMMDSLFQKLDALCNFHFTPKPPVPEVKIVSNLPAISMEEVAPVAVSDAALLAPEEIKEKNKAGDVKTDAEKTPTDKKRELRRKKLRKRMKRREREKRQKLLEKMKPEQGTKLSKKAAAAKLKRLTKEGKASLLKDEGKDKALKSSQAFFSQLQDQVRMQIKDASKLKKKQKKEKAISVHKLKL; encoded by the exons ATGGCGGCGGTGCCGGGGATCCCGGCGATCCCGGCGCTCCAGGGCATCCAGACGTGCCTCAGGGTAGCGGGAGCAGCGGCGGCGCGCCCCGAGTGCTTCCTCAG TGTGCAGGATGGGCTGGCTGCCGACTTCAGAGCAATGACAAAGACTCTCTACGATTTGAATAAAGGAAGTACCATAGTTCGTGGGGGCCCTCTAAAAGAGCTGGTGATAGAAAATTTTGATGAAGAACAGATTTGGCAGCAACTAGAGCTCCAGAACAATGCAGTTCTCGATTTCTTCAAGAAATCAATTGCAAGGGATGCCGAGGATGAAGATCTTTGCCTTCTCTCAGACCAGGAAGAGGATGGCTCCGATGCAGACACCAGCAGTGACAAGGAGTTGGAAGACAACATAATGGAAGCAGAAACTGAACAGATTAATGTTTATACAaaagataaagataaaaataaaactaaagctaaagaaaagcaaagtaaaCTCAGAGAAAGCATAATGCAGAAAGACAGTGATGAAGATTCTGATATTGACTTTGATATTGAAGCCCTGGAGCAAGAAGCTAAAACAGCCAAGGAAACCACACtgagaaagaagggaagaaaatctgTAGTGGATGACAAGTTTTTCAAGCTAGCTGAGATGGAAGCATTTTTAGAACATGCAGAGAAGGAGGACaaggaagatgaagaagatgatgaCATTAATTATTTTGAAGACATTATCTCAGATGATGAGGAAGACCCTGAAGAAACTAAAGTCAAA CCAATTAAAAGTTCTAGAGATATGACATACAAAGATTTCTTTGATCCagttgatgatgatgatgatggtgatgatgatttAGTAGCTAATGGTGCTGAAGAGGATCAGGAAGAGGAAGCAGACAGTGCCATTGAAGAGCAAAATGAAGAAAGTATGTCTGA GTTTGAGGATATGGATGAAATGGTGGAGCACATGAGAAGTAAAGAAGCTCCTAAAAAAGTAACTTTCAGTTTGCCAGATGACAGTGAAACAGAAGATGTAACTGAAGTGCAGTTAGAGAAGGACATCAGTCCCAGTGAAATAAAGTCATCATTTgagaagagacaggaaaag AtgagcaaaaaaataaaaagcttggAAGAAGCATTGTTAGAGGAGAAGCCTTGGCAGCTGAAAGGAGAAGTGACTGGGCAGAAGCGCCCTGAGAACAGCCTTTTGGAAGAAACAGTGCTCTTTGACCATGCAGTGAGAATGG caCCTGTCATTACAGAAGAAACTACATTTCAGCTTGAAGATCTCATTAAACAGAGAATATTGGATGAG GCATGGGATGATGTAGTACCAAAAGAGAAACCCAAAGAGGAAGCTTTTGAGTACAAGAAGCGGATCAGTTTGGATCATGAAAAGAGTAAGCTGAGTCTGGCTGAAATCTATGAGCAAGAATACATGAAGCTTCACCAG CAAAAgactgaagaggaagaaaatcctGAACACAAAGAAATTCAGGAGATGATGGATTCACTCTTCCAGAAGCTGGATGCACTTTGTAATTTCCACTTCACACCCAAACCA CCGGTGCCAGAGGTTAAAATCGTTTCCAACCTTCCAGCTATAAGTATGGAAGAAGTAGCACCAGTTGCTGTTAGTGATGCTGCTCTCTTAGCACCAGAGGAGATCAAG GAAAAGAACAAAGCTGGTGATGTAAAAACAGATGCAGAAAAGACTCCCACAGACAAAAAACGAGAACTAAGAAGGAAAAAGCTCCGTAAACGTATGAAGcgaagggaaagggagaaacgTCAAAAGCTTCTTGAAAAGATGAAACCAGAACAAGGCACAAAACTTAGcaaaaaagctgctgcagcaaaattaaaaaggcTTACCAAAGAAGGCAAAGCATCTCTGCTCAAG GATGAAGGTAAAGACAAGGCCTTGAAATCATCCCAGGCCTTCTTTTCTCAGCTACAGGATCAAGTGAGAATGCAAATCAAAGATGccagcaaattaaaaaagaaacagaagaaggagaaagcaaTTTCTGTTCATAAACTGAAGTTGTAA
- the MCEE gene encoding methylmalonyl-CoA epimerase, mitochondrial isoform X1, protein MAAVLRRGAAGLLSRLQTSAPTVQTLSSSSKSFSQNIPSCLWKLGRLNHVAIAVPDLEKAQSLYKDVLGAQVSETVALPEHGVYTVFVELGNTKLELLHPLGEKSPIASFLQKNKTGGMHHICIEVDDIKAAMTELKEKKIRILSEEPKIGAHGKPVIFLHPKDCHGVLVELEQA, encoded by the exons ATGGCGGCGGTGCTGCGGCGCGGAGCGGCCG gGCTTCTTAGCAGATTGCAGACTTCTGCTCCCACAGTACAAACTctatcatcatcatcaaagTCCTTCTCACAAAACATTCCAAGCTGTTTGTGGAAACTGGGCCGACTCAATCACGTGGCAATTGCAGTGCCTGATTTGGAGAAAGCTCAGTCCTTGTATAAAGATGTGTTAGGAGCCCAGGTGAGTGAGACTGTTGCTCTTCCTGAACATGGTGTCTACACTGTTTTTGTGGAGCTGGGAAACACCAAGCTGGAACTTCTACATCCTTTAGGAGAGAAAAGTCCCATTGCAAGCTTCCTGCAAAAAAACAAGACTGGAGGAATGCATCATATCTGCATTGAG gttgATGACATAAAAGCGGCTATGAcagaactgaaggaaaaaaaaatacgAATATTGAGTGAAGAGCCAAAAATAGGTGCACATGGCAAACCTGTGATCTTTCTTCACCCTAAAGATTGCCATGGAGTCCTTGTGGAACTTGAGCAAGCTTGA
- the MCEE gene encoding methylmalonyl-CoA epimerase, mitochondrial isoform X3, whose amino-acid sequence MNKHLKDNAAFLQVEKYLLLQQELDHALRNYSTKWSYFSRSLGLLSRLQTSAPTVQTLSSSSKSFSQNIPSCLWKLGRLNHVAIAVPDLEKAQSLYKDVLGAQVSETVALPEHGVYTVFVELGNTKLELLHPLGEKSPIASFLQKNKTGGMHHICIEVDDIKAAMTELKEKKIRILSEEPKIGAHGKPVIFLHPKDCHGVLVELEQA is encoded by the exons ATGAATAAACATTTGAAGG aCAATGCTGCCTTCCTCCAAGTGGAAAAATATCTCTTGCTTCAGCAAGAATTGGATCATGCCTTAAGAAATTACAGTACAAAATGGAGCTACTTCAGTAGAAGCTTAG gGCTTCTTAGCAGATTGCAGACTTCTGCTCCCACAGTACAAACTctatcatcatcatcaaagTCCTTCTCACAAAACATTCCAAGCTGTTTGTGGAAACTGGGCCGACTCAATCACGTGGCAATTGCAGTGCCTGATTTGGAGAAAGCTCAGTCCTTGTATAAAGATGTGTTAGGAGCCCAGGTGAGTGAGACTGTTGCTCTTCCTGAACATGGTGTCTACACTGTTTTTGTGGAGCTGGGAAACACCAAGCTGGAACTTCTACATCCTTTAGGAGAGAAAAGTCCCATTGCAAGCTTCCTGCAAAAAAACAAGACTGGAGGAATGCATCATATCTGCATTGAG gttgATGACATAAAAGCGGCTATGAcagaactgaaggaaaaaaaaatacgAATATTGAGTGAAGAGCCAAAAATAGGTGCACATGGCAAACCTGTGATCTTTCTTCACCCTAAAGATTGCCATGGAGTCCTTGTGGAACTTGAGCAAGCTTGA
- the MCEE gene encoding methylmalonyl-CoA epimerase, mitochondrial isoform X4, with product MNKHLKGLLSRLQTSAPTVQTLSSSSKSFSQNIPSCLWKLGRLNHVAIAVPDLEKAQSLYKDVLGAQVSETVALPEHGVYTVFVELGNTKLELLHPLGEKSPIASFLQKNKTGGMHHICIEVDDIKAAMTELKEKKIRILSEEPKIGAHGKPVIFLHPKDCHGVLVELEQA from the exons ATGAATAAACATTTGAAGG gGCTTCTTAGCAGATTGCAGACTTCTGCTCCCACAGTACAAACTctatcatcatcatcaaagTCCTTCTCACAAAACATTCCAAGCTGTTTGTGGAAACTGGGCCGACTCAATCACGTGGCAATTGCAGTGCCTGATTTGGAGAAAGCTCAGTCCTTGTATAAAGATGTGTTAGGAGCCCAGGTGAGTGAGACTGTTGCTCTTCCTGAACATGGTGTCTACACTGTTTTTGTGGAGCTGGGAAACACCAAGCTGGAACTTCTACATCCTTTAGGAGAGAAAAGTCCCATTGCAAGCTTCCTGCAAAAAAACAAGACTGGAGGAATGCATCATATCTGCATTGAG gttgATGACATAAAAGCGGCTATGAcagaactgaaggaaaaaaaaatacgAATATTGAGTGAAGAGCCAAAAATAGGTGCACATGGCAAACCTGTGATCTTTCTTCACCCTAAAGATTGCCATGGAGTCCTTGTGGAACTTGAGCAAGCTTGA
- the MCEE gene encoding methylmalonyl-CoA epimerase, mitochondrial isoform X2, whose amino-acid sequence MVKDPSLSKDFSYLDNAAFLQVEKYLLLQQELDHALRNYSTKWSYFSRSLGLLSRLQTSAPTVQTLSSSSKSFSQNIPSCLWKLGRLNHVAIAVPDLEKAQSLYKDVLGAQVSETVALPEHGVYTVFVELGNTKLELLHPLGEKSPIASFLQKNKTGGMHHICIEVDDIKAAMTELKEKKIRILSEEPKIGAHGKPVIFLHPKDCHGVLVELEQA is encoded by the exons ATGGTAAAGGATCCTTCTCTTTCAAAggatttttcttatttagaCAATGCTGCCTTCCTCCAAGTGGAAAAATATCTCTTGCTTCAGCAAGAATTGGATCATGCCTTAAGAAATTACAGTACAAAATGGAGCTACTTCAGTAGAAGCTTAG gGCTTCTTAGCAGATTGCAGACTTCTGCTCCCACAGTACAAACTctatcatcatcatcaaagTCCTTCTCACAAAACATTCCAAGCTGTTTGTGGAAACTGGGCCGACTCAATCACGTGGCAATTGCAGTGCCTGATTTGGAGAAAGCTCAGTCCTTGTATAAAGATGTGTTAGGAGCCCAGGTGAGTGAGACTGTTGCTCTTCCTGAACATGGTGTCTACACTGTTTTTGTGGAGCTGGGAAACACCAAGCTGGAACTTCTACATCCTTTAGGAGAGAAAAGTCCCATTGCAAGCTTCCTGCAAAAAAACAAGACTGGAGGAATGCATCATATCTGCATTGAG gttgATGACATAAAAGCGGCTATGAcagaactgaaggaaaaaaaaatacgAATATTGAGTGAAGAGCCAAAAATAGGTGCACATGGCAAACCTGTGATCTTTCTTCACCCTAAAGATTGCCATGGAGTCCTTGTGGAACTTGAGCAAGCTTGA